The following proteins come from a genomic window of Acetivibrio cellulolyticus CD2:
- a CDS encoding glycosyl hydrolase family 8, with the protein MNAIKKFVSLMLILVFSVSMSLNSYAIVAVNTPEYPFGLGSVLDDQVQTREMLCEEWEDWKENYLSESGSLRVISTDNINTTSESMGFGLLLSVYFNEKTTFDSLYRYVKLCSNANGLMNWKTKDGQIVGAGTDTGADENIALALIFADSMWGSNGDMNYANDARTLLDNIHTHSITSNYINPGDDFDSPKFLSQVAPGWYDIFEDFSGQSFWSTVKANEYNLVLQATNPSTGLFPDRCIIGGASLGSEFGYEAIQLIFRMAVSYSWYGDANAKNYLSKMLVFFNNIGAENIVDGYALNGTPKRNNHSPAFVSAISAGFMTGTSMQQATEFYEECYATKDNYFYNATLRLLSLMYMTGNFQNLYTGGRQIQQADGSNQSDNPSDTTGVTVPLTLSAVGKAGYISLTWNTVSGVKGYYVFKSTVSGGQTTTPETDFWVTGTTFEDMKTNPGTKYYYIVRPVLQDNSLGAASNEVSATPLSKSTTIELIIGDPYMKINNASKEIDTGKGTAPSITNGRTFLPIRTVIEELGGSIEWDGKEKKITIHLNNKTAELWIGKKEIFIDGVKKVLDVAPYISNTNRTMIPLRFIEGLGCVLVWEGGTVQKATIIYEGLNTQQDNTQNGDNKPNGGEEIGTWLGTWFTDYGRMELTQSGNEITGIYGEEKHTLRGTVSGNKFMGTYNEYGSIEQLEFSMSSDGLSFVGIYGEKDTPQSEWSQWNGKRERDVLSAYLRILTTPSNWAGTWETDYGTMVLTQNGNSVTGTYGENAYTITGTVSNNKLTGKYNEDGSICKIEFYMNEDNKSFKGSFGDDQTPRQDWSTWDGAQTEVDFFIE; encoded by the coding sequence ATGAATGCTATCAAAAAGTTTGTCAGTTTAATGCTTATATTGGTTTTTTCAGTATCCATGTCTTTGAACTCTTATGCCATAGTGGCCGTAAACACTCCGGAATATCCTTTTGGACTTGGTTCTGTGCTTGATGACCAGGTACAGACACGAGAAATGCTGTGTGAAGAGTGGGAGGATTGGAAAGAGAATTACTTATCTGAAAGTGGTTCTCTGAGGGTTATTTCAACTGACAATATTAATACAACATCCGAAAGTATGGGATTTGGACTTTTGTTATCCGTCTACTTTAATGAAAAGACAACCTTTGATTCTTTATACAGGTATGTAAAGCTTTGTTCAAATGCCAACGGCTTAATGAATTGGAAAACAAAAGATGGTCAAATTGTTGGTGCAGGTACAGATACTGGTGCAGATGAGAATATTGCTTTGGCGTTGATTTTTGCCGATAGTATGTGGGGTTCGAACGGTGATATGAATTATGCCAATGACGCACGTACACTGCTGGATAATATCCACACCCATTCAATTACATCAAATTATATTAACCCAGGAGATGATTTTGATTCGCCTAAATTCCTTTCTCAAGTTGCTCCGGGATGGTATGATATTTTCGAAGATTTCAGCGGGCAAAGCTTTTGGAGCACTGTTAAAGCAAACGAATACAACCTGGTATTGCAAGCAACTAATCCTAGTACAGGACTCTTTCCGGATCGATGTATTATCGGAGGGGCAAGTTTAGGGTCAGAGTTTGGTTATGAGGCAATTCAGCTTATATTTAGAATGGCTGTTTCCTATAGCTGGTATGGAGATGCGAATGCAAAAAATTATCTCAGCAAAATGTTGGTATTCTTTAATAATATAGGTGCAGAAAACATTGTTGACGGATATGCCTTAAATGGTACGCCAAAGAGAAATAACCATTCTCCTGCATTTGTTTCAGCAATATCGGCAGGATTTATGACAGGGACTAGTATGCAGCAGGCAACCGAGTTTTATGAGGAATGTTATGCAACAAAAGATAATTATTTCTATAATGCAACTTTGAGATTATTATCCTTGATGTATATGACAGGTAATTTTCAAAACTTGTATACTGGGGGCAGACAAATCCAGCAAGCTGATGGCAGTAATCAATCAGACAACCCTTCGGATACTACAGGTGTGACCGTTCCATTGACCTTAAGTGCTGTCGGAAAGGCTGGATATATAAGTCTTACTTGGAATACCGTTTCTGGGGTAAAAGGCTATTATGTCTTTAAATCGACGGTTTCCGGTGGACAAACTACAACACCTGAAACTGATTTTTGGGTAACAGGTACGACCTTTGAGGATATGAAAACTAATCCAGGCACGAAGTATTATTACATCGTCAGACCGGTATTGCAGGATAATTCACTAGGAGCAGCGTCGAATGAAGTTTCGGCCACGCCTTTGAGCAAAAGCACTACTATTGAGCTTATCATCGGTGATCCGTACATGAAAATCAATAATGCTTCAAAAGAAATTGATACTGGCAAAGGTACAGCACCTTCAATTACGAATGGTAGAACCTTCCTGCCTATACGTACAGTTATCGAGGAACTAGGTGGAAGCATCGAGTGGGATGGCAAGGAAAAGAAGATAACAATTCATTTAAACAATAAGACTGCAGAATTATGGATTGGAAAAAAAGAAATCTTTATTGACGGTGTTAAAAAGGTTTTAGATGTTGCACCTTACATCAGCAATACAAACAGGACCATGATACCACTAAGGTTTATAGAGGGACTTGGCTGTGTTCTGGTATGGGAAGGTGGCACCGTACAAAAAGCAACCATAATCTATGAGGGATTAAATACACAACAGGACAATACACAAAATGGTGATAACAAGCCGAATGGCGGCGAGGAAATTGGAACATGGCTTGGAACATGGTTTACGGACTACGGGCGTATGGAACTGACCCAAAGCGGAAATGAGATTACCGGTATTTATGGAGAAGAGAAACATACCCTTCGCGGTACCGTTTCCGGCAATAAGTTCATGGGTACATATAATGAATATGGTTCTATCGAACAGCTAGAATTCAGCATGTCATCAGATGGGTTATCTTTCGTCGGTATTTATGGAGAAAAGGATACTCCTCAAAGCGAATGGTCTCAATGGAATGGCAAAAGAGAGAGGGATGTATTAAGTGCATATCTAAGAATATTGACAACACCTTCAAACTGGGCGGGTACATGGGAAACTGATTATGGTACAATGGTACTCACTCAAAATGGAAACTCTGTCACAGGTACATATGGCGAAAATGCTTATACTATTACGGGTACTGTATCGAATAACAAGCTGACAGGCAAGTATAATGAAGACGGTTCAATATGTAAAATTGAGTTTTACATGAATGAAGACAACAAAAGCTTTAAAGGCTCATTTGGTGATGATCAAACCCCGAGGCAGGATTGGTCAACCTGGGATGGGGCGCAAACTGAAGTGGATTTTTTTATTGAGTAA
- a CDS encoding S-layer homology domain-containing protein, with product MKKILLACLLLLSLISVFLPTSVLAELPEGVPTSLEAPTIKNIELKKNEDGTPYFEAQVYFPQSVLNLDSEAPGEGSVFWDYSVKVDNGDWEEFGGGGYISVYTGGEDGEPPVTAGTFPIMFEPMDEGSLETIDIKNHIYSYQMRFSYDYYEGWPDVEPIYSPVSNVVTIGSGSFYSDVSSWAEPQLKKANELGLIPDILKGADMTKPINREEFCELAVLLYEKVTKVSATPVSPNPFTDTTNSQILKANKLGITSGTSATTFSPKTLINREQCATMLFNAIKAIAPNADYSVTGVKDFPDQKHISVWAVNATKYMSKLEIIKGDSSGYFMPKATTTAQTAAGYGMATREAAIIMVVRTYGTME from the coding sequence ATGAAAAAAATATTATTAGCTTGTCTGCTTTTGCTGAGCCTGATTTCGGTGTTTTTACCGACGAGTGTACTGGCTGAACTACCTGAAGGGGTTCCAACTTCGCTTGAAGCTCCAACGATCAAAAACATCGAACTTAAGAAAAATGAGGATGGTACTCCATATTTTGAAGCGCAGGTGTATTTTCCACAAAGTGTTCTCAATTTAGACAGCGAGGCACCTGGTGAGGGTTCTGTCTTTTGGGATTATTCAGTGAAGGTTGATAATGGTGATTGGGAAGAGTTTGGTGGCGGCGGATATATTTCTGTGTACACAGGAGGCGAAGATGGCGAACCTCCTGTCACTGCCGGTACATTTCCAATTATGTTCGAGCCTATGGACGAGGGTAGTTTAGAAACTATAGATATTAAGAACCACATTTATTCCTATCAAATGCGTTTTAGTTATGATTACTACGAGGGATGGCCGGATGTAGAACCAATATATTCCCCGGTTTCAAATGTGGTTACAATAGGTTCAGGCAGTTTTTACTCCGATGTAAGCAGTTGGGCAGAACCTCAGTTGAAAAAAGCAAATGAGCTTGGACTTATTCCTGATATCCTTAAGGGTGCCGACATGACAAAACCTATCAACCGTGAGGAATTCTGCGAGCTTGCTGTTCTACTCTATGAAAAAGTAACAAAAGTTTCTGCGACTCCTGTATCCCCAAATCCTTTTACCGACACAACAAACAGCCAGATATTGAAAGCAAATAAGCTGGGTATTACGTCAGGAACATCAGCTACTACCTTTTCTCCTAAAACACTTATCAACCGCGAACAATGTGCAACAATGCTATTTAATGCAATTAAGGCTATCGCACCTAATGCTGATTACAGTGTTACAGGTGTCAAGGATTTTCCGGATCAGAAGCATATTTCAGTTTGGGCGGTTAATGCGACAAAGTACATGTCAAAGCTTGAGATTATAAAGGGAGATTCGTCAGGCTACTTTATGCCCAAAGCCACAACTACAGCTCAGACTGCGGCCGGCTATGGCATGGCAACCCGCGAGGCTGCTATTATTATGGTTGTAAGAACATATGGTACCATGGAATAA
- a CDS encoding AraC family transcriptional regulator translates to MDWISRLQKVIEYIELHLTEDQSVLKLNMLAKQAYSSEYEFQKVFSIVTGITVGEYIRNRKLSLSGEELLLTDTSILDIGLKYGYETAESFTKAFTRFHGATPSAVRKRNAGLKLYNKLSIRLQVDGGYSLEYQIINHSCVRVIAKTKVFKPQSIEDKHESIPEHIEKWASEGMYDILYKMTDATTYFADSILGIHDGIGCKPDGSEFRMSVGVESIKDTVPDGYEIVEIPARKWLVFKCKGLRPMAIQKLWNQIYTNFLPYSTYQIKELGILEVCREGFRNADDVISELWLPLLNNTIE, encoded by the coding sequence ATGGATTGGATTAGTCGGCTGCAAAAAGTAATCGAATATATAGAGCTACACTTGACCGAAGATCAGAGTGTACTTAAATTAAATATGTTAGCAAAGCAGGCATACTCGTCAGAGTATGAATTTCAAAAGGTTTTCAGTATTGTAACCGGTATAACTGTGGGTGAATATATCCGTAACCGAAAACTTTCATTATCCGGTGAAGAACTCCTGTTAACTGATACATCCATACTAGATATCGGATTAAAATATGGTTATGAAACTGCAGAAAGCTTTACAAAAGCATTTACAAGATTTCATGGAGCGACTCCGAGTGCTGTAAGAAAAAGGAATGCAGGTTTAAAGCTGTATAATAAGTTGAGCATCCGCTTACAGGTAGACGGTGGTTATTCTTTGGAATATCAGATCATTAACCATAGCTGCGTGAGAGTTATTGCTAAAACCAAAGTATTTAAACCTCAGTCTATCGAAGACAAACATGAAAGCATCCCAGAACACATAGAAAAATGGGCCTCAGAAGGCATGTATGATATTCTTTATAAGATGACGGATGCTACAACCTACTTTGCAGACTCGATCTTAGGAATTCATGATGGGATTGGTTGTAAACCGGATGGAAGCGAATTCCGTATGAGCGTGGGTGTGGAGTCTATAAAAGATACAGTTCCTGATGGATATGAAATAGTAGAAATACCTGCAAGAAAGTGGCTCGTTTTTAAATGTAAGGGTTTGCGCCCAATGGCAATTCAGAAACTATGGAATCAGATTTATACAAACTTTTTACCTTATTCTACTTATCAAATCAAAGAGCTTGGAATTTTAGAGGTCTGTAGGGAAGGCTTTCGAAATGCAGATGATGTAATAAGTGAATTGTGGCTCCCATTATTAAATAATACAATAGAATAA
- a CDS encoding ISNCY family transposase, translating into MVKLYKQISFADTFEECKDVFQNNKPKFLKLLSQHLDLSSLIPQDFYWSYHKTLGRDRKYSLSSMLSALVLQKILGIPTVSLLIIFLNLCHEAREFCGLPDVPHNSQFTRFKQDFVIYLENFFNHLVDITEPICQEINTTLASTIAYDTSGIETFVTENNPKFINSIIKKLKAFYKDKPDVDVYKMAYSPFALLQPLQTKKSSNST; encoded by the coding sequence ATGGTAAAACTTTATAAACAAATTTCTTTTGCTGACACATTCGAAGAATGTAAAGATGTTTTTCAAAATAATAAGCCAAAATTTCTTAAGCTACTCTCACAACATCTTGATTTATCTTCGCTTATACCACAGGATTTTTATTGGTCTTACCACAAAACTCTAGGGAGAGACCGTAAATATTCACTCTCTTCAATGCTTTCAGCATTAGTTCTGCAGAAAATTCTTGGCATTCCTACAGTTTCGCTACTCATTATTTTTCTTAATTTATGCCATGAAGCCCGTGAATTCTGTGGCCTTCCAGACGTCCCTCATAACTCTCAGTTTACACGGTTCAAACAAGATTTCGTTATTTACCTGGAAAACTTCTTTAACCACCTTGTAGATATTACAGAACCTATTTGCCAGGAAATTAACACTACTCTTGCATCCACTATCGCTTATGATACTTCAGGTATTGAAACCTTTGTAACTGAGAATAACCCAAAGTTCATAAATTCTATCATAAAAAAACTCAAGGCTTTCTACAAGGACAAGCCTGATGTCGATGTATATAAAATGGCTTATAGCCCTTTTGCCCTTCTTCAGCCTCTGCAAACAAAGAAATCAAGCAACTCTACATAA
- a CDS encoding alpha/beta hydrolase-fold protein has translation MKQLKRSFFIILCSLMVLSLLSGCSENSKKKSISYLNSMTNTEKSKVLAEPTELGDHITLFDEEIGSTYEINLLKSSSYDASKKASFYLVQGTTFNGTQLTALRDYLNSNASQTLLAIINTSKDSKATASANRDFVKDAKAYQAFLTDNMLGWVCENYKIDTDNICFAGYETAGYFAAYLLHTSNSVANYLIVNPNLNKKTDESDISSLEAAFFTGGNTSLSANVCIFRSEDDQKTLAFSKTDKWINSLTEHKYQGLTLNNKILAGAGHNIIDCEALIRGICYFSKLEYSDKEAACVSASKAMTNTEVKSITVGKLSKEHEFYNEVIGIDPGTAEYINEIVMYDEEINDSFVIHLSLPPNYDETKSYPLVLMTDGVWRLSDHPELRKLMKSNELENVILASVGYPNGYDYRLIRERDLLEKPDLYLQFLIENLIPYLYNNYRIDTTRTTLTGHSYGGYWGLYALFHSDTIGKNTFANYYIGSPSFQASTNNAAINDFEDWFYERKQTLACSVYATVGGDEEAAFINLIETSLNDIKKHSYKDFTLKYEVINDFDHNTVFKPSIKNALEMFYNSK, from the coding sequence ATGAAGCAATTAAAACGAAGCTTTTTTATTATCTTATGTTCACTAATGGTTTTATCATTACTAAGCGGATGCAGTGAAAATTCCAAAAAGAAATCCATATCATATTTAAACAGTATGACCAATACTGAAAAATCAAAAGTACTTGCAGAACCCACTGAGCTAGGTGATCACATTACACTTTTTGATGAAGAAATAGGCAGCACATATGAAATTAATTTATTAAAAAGTTCATCCTATGATGCTTCTAAGAAAGCATCCTTTTATCTGGTACAAGGAACTACATTCAATGGAACACAACTTACAGCACTTAGAGATTATTTGAATTCCAATGCTTCGCAGACACTTCTGGCAATTATTAATACCAGTAAAGATAGCAAAGCAACTGCATCGGCGAACCGGGACTTTGTCAAAGATGCAAAGGCATATCAAGCCTTTTTAACTGATAATATGCTTGGCTGGGTATGTGAAAATTATAAAATTGATACGGACAATATATGCTTTGCTGGATATGAAACCGCGGGATATTTTGCAGCCTATTTATTACATACCAGTAACAGTGTTGCAAACTACCTGATTGTTAACCCAAACCTAAACAAAAAAACCGACGAGTCAGACATATCTTCATTAGAGGCGGCCTTCTTCACCGGTGGAAACACCTCACTATCGGCTAATGTATGCATCTTCCGCTCAGAAGATGACCAAAAAACCTTAGCCTTCTCAAAAACAGACAAATGGATCAATTCTCTTACTGAACACAAATATCAAGGTCTTACTTTAAACAACAAGATCTTGGCCGGAGCGGGACATAATATTATTGATTGTGAGGCCCTTATTCGCGGCATATGTTACTTTAGCAAGTTAGAATACAGTGATAAGGAAGCCGCTTGCGTTTCTGCCTCAAAGGCAATGACTAATACTGAAGTAAAAAGTATTACAGTCGGTAAGCTTTCGAAAGAACATGAATTTTATAATGAAGTGATTGGTATAGATCCAGGCACTGCAGAATATATCAACGAAATTGTGATGTATGATGAAGAAATCAATGATAGCTTTGTAATTCACCTTTCCTTGCCGCCAAATTACGATGAAACCAAAAGTTATCCTCTTGTTCTCATGACAGATGGTGTATGGAGACTTAGCGATCATCCCGAGCTACGTAAGCTGATGAAATCCAACGAATTGGAAAATGTTATCCTGGCCAGTGTTGGTTATCCAAATGGCTATGATTATCGTCTTATAAGAGAGCGGGATCTGCTTGAGAAACCGGATCTATATCTACAGTTTTTAATAGAAAATCTGATACCTTATTTATATAATAATTATCGTATAGATACTACCAGAACTACACTTACCGGTCATTCCTACGGCGGTTATTGGGGGTTATATGCATTATTCCATAGTGACACCATCGGTAAAAATACCTTTGCAAACTATTATATAGGGAGTCCCTCATTCCAAGCAAGTACAAATAATGCAGCTATAAACGATTTTGAAGATTGGTTCTATGAAAGAAAGCAGACATTAGCTTGCTCTGTTTATGCAACCGTAGGCGGTGATGAAGAAGCAGCTTTTATCAACTTAATCGAAACTAGCCTGAATGACATTAAAAAACACTCATATAAAGATTTTACTCTGAAATACGAGGTTATCAATGATTTTGACCACAATACAGTTTTTAAACCTTCGATAAAGAATGCACTTGAAATGTTTTACAACTCAAAATAA
- a CDS encoding stalk domain-containing protein — protein MFKQMKGFTIGFITCAIIGATSFAFAQSADVNISAILSSTIKMKLNGTDFTPKETDGSDIKPIMYNGRTYLPVRCLGEALNIPIDWEDATKTVHIGGKSESVPITNDKLYTTGLATIFTKDAQLLTAPGKTYKWGIVNDEPVSYISCSCSFNPGCKYKYLKASIYLDDNKQNPIKLDFEKNNFGGEIIKTITINPGETYELNLEITGINKVCVSTGLIGSDTITKLIIGEPLFSNK, from the coding sequence ATGTTTAAACAAATGAAAGGATTTACTATTGGATTTATAACTTGTGCAATTATTGGTGCAACATCATTTGCTTTTGCTCAATCAGCTGATGTTAACATTAGTGCTATATTATCCAGCACTATTAAAATGAAGCTTAATGGAACGGATTTTACACCAAAGGAAACTGATGGTTCAGACATAAAGCCTATTATGTATAATGGTAGAACCTATCTCCCTGTAAGATGCCTAGGGGAAGCACTCAATATACCTATAGACTGGGAAGATGCAACTAAAACAGTGCATATAGGTGGCAAGTCAGAATCAGTTCCCATAACCAATGATAAATTGTACACCACAGGATTAGCAACTATATTTACAAAAGATGCACAATTATTGACAGCGCCTGGTAAAACTTACAAATGGGGTATAGTAAACGATGAACCAGTGTCCTATATATCGTGTTCATGTAGCTTTAACCCTGGATGCAAATACAAATACTTAAAAGCATCCATATATTTAGATGACAATAAACAAAACCCAATAAAATTAGATTTTGAAAAGAATAATTTTGGCGGTGAAATCATTAAAACTATTACAATTAATCCAGGTGAAACATATGAACTTAATTTGGAAATAACAGGGATTAACAAAGTTTGTGTTAGCACTGGGTTAATAGGAAGTGATACAATTACCAAACTTATTATTGGTGAACCTCTATTTTCAAATAAGTGA
- a CDS encoding response regulator transcription factor, whose translation MIKLVIADDNPLIREGIKRELSNSDDIEIIGMASTGTEAVQLSIKHSPDIVLMDIRMPEMDGLEAAKRIKEINKNIKVIISSSHFEQDYLQKAMEYNCNGYVDKDTETEFFISIIKNVTNGFDVWSGKLDYKTGVVSIKSEEDNKEDLKGLSDQDLRIIGYVVRGIKLNDIAKEMNYSDCYVRQLMVKLNEKVGVRNTREMAVWGARHGL comes from the coding sequence TTGATAAAGTTAGTTATTGCAGATGATAATCCGTTGATAAGAGAAGGCATAAAAAGGGAACTGAGCAATTCTGATGATATAGAAATTATTGGAATGGCTTCGACTGGAACGGAAGCTGTACAATTATCAATTAAACATAGCCCCGATATAGTTCTTATGGATATAAGGATGCCTGAAATGGATGGGCTTGAGGCAGCTAAGAGGATAAAGGAAATCAACAAAAATATAAAGGTTATCATTTCATCATCACATTTTGAGCAGGATTATTTGCAAAAGGCTATGGAATACAATTGCAATGGCTACGTAGATAAGGATACGGAAACTGAGTTTTTTATCTCAATAATAAAAAATGTAACAAATGGTTTTGATGTCTGGAGCGGAAAGCTGGATTATAAAACGGGAGTTGTGAGCATAAAGAGTGAGGAGGATAATAAGGAGGATTTGAAAGGGCTTTCAGATCAGGACTTAAGGATAATAGGTTATGTAGTAAGGGGAATAAAGCTTAATGACATTGCAAAGGAAATGAACTATAGTGACTGTTATGTAAGGCAGCTTATGGTGAAACTCAATGAGAAAGTTGGAGTCAGGAACACAAGGGAGATGGCTGTATGGGGAGCGAGGCATGGTCTATAG